The following coding sequences are from one Bradyrhizobium sp. 200 window:
- a CDS encoding multicopper oxidase family protein produces MLSIRWPDIDRRSLLIGSASLAAAALSHAGHGRAVIPAKEFTLTAAPGRASLVGAPYPDTDVWSYNASVPGPEIRVRQGERLRIQVENQLTQATTVHWHGLRVPNAMDGVPFLTQSPIASGEKFVYEFDVPDAGTYWYHPHHHSAEQVGRGLSGALIVEEIDPFVVDRDIVWVLGDWRLARNASIVNDFGNRMEVTMAGRIGNTVTINGRVPETISARSGERLRLRLINAAPARIFALEFKNHQPLIVALDGQPVDPHEPPKGRVVLGPAMRADLVLDMIGQPGAASPVVDRFYSDLNYKLVDFAYSDEPPIRTAPLDPPSRMRANTMPEPDLDKVERHVVTLEGGMMSGRSMMMGMMGGHGMGWSINGVAASGHDMAPMITLSRGRSCVLAIRNETAWHHPIHLHGHSFRVITRNGQPTRDREWLDTVLIPPRETAEIAFVADNPGDWMFHCHILDHQDSGMMAVIRVA; encoded by the coding sequence ATGCTCTCGATTCGATGGCCGGATATCGACCGGCGGTCGCTTCTCATCGGCAGCGCTAGCTTGGCTGCTGCGGCACTTTCGCATGCTGGTCATGGCAGAGCCGTGATTCCCGCGAAGGAATTCACGCTCACGGCTGCACCCGGCCGCGCTTCGCTGGTTGGTGCGCCTTATCCCGACACAGACGTCTGGTCGTACAATGCTAGCGTGCCCGGTCCCGAGATTCGGGTTCGTCAGGGCGAACGCCTGCGCATTCAGGTTGAGAACCAGCTAACTCAGGCAACAACAGTTCATTGGCACGGTTTGCGCGTACCGAATGCAATGGATGGCGTGCCGTTCCTGACTCAGAGCCCGATCGCTTCCGGCGAGAAGTTTGTCTACGAATTCGACGTACCAGACGCGGGGACCTACTGGTACCACCCGCATCACCACAGCGCCGAGCAGGTCGGCCGCGGTCTATCGGGAGCGTTGATCGTCGAGGAAATCGATCCGTTCGTGGTTGATCGCGATATCGTTTGGGTTCTTGGCGACTGGCGGTTGGCACGCAACGCCTCGATAGTCAACGACTTCGGCAATCGGATGGAAGTGACGATGGCCGGCCGAATTGGCAATACCGTCACGATCAATGGCCGTGTGCCCGAGACAATATCGGCTCGTTCAGGAGAGCGATTGCGCCTGCGGTTGATTAACGCCGCACCCGCACGAATCTTTGCGCTCGAATTCAAGAATCATCAGCCGCTGATCGTTGCGCTCGATGGCCAGCCGGTCGATCCGCATGAGCCTCCCAAGGGACGGGTCGTACTGGGACCGGCGATGCGCGCGGATCTCGTGCTCGACATGATCGGCCAACCGGGCGCAGCGAGTCCTGTGGTTGATCGGTTCTACAGCGATCTCAACTACAAGCTGGTCGATTTCGCTTACAGCGACGAGCCCCCGATACGAACAGCGCCACTCGACCCGCCGTCGCGCATGCGCGCGAACACCATGCCAGAACCGGATCTCGACAAGGTCGAAAGGCATGTCGTGACTCTGGAAGGCGGCATGATGAGCGGCCGAAGTATGATGATGGGCATGATGGGCGGCCACGGCATGGGATGGTCGATCAACGGGGTTGCCGCGAGCGGCCATGACATGGCACCGATGATCACTCTTTCACGCGGCCGTTCCTGCGTTCTCGCCATCCGCAACGAAACTGCCTGGCATCATCCAATTCATCTCCACGGACATTCGTTCCGGGTAATTACCCGCAACGGGCAGCCGACACGCGACCGCGAGTGGCTCGATACGGTCCTCATCCCACCACGTGAGACCGCAGAGATCGCCTTTGTCGCGGACAACCCGGGCGACTGGATGTTTCACTGTCACATTCTCGATCATCAGGACAGCGGGATGATGGCCGTCATCCGCGTAGCCTGA
- a CDS encoding c-type cytochrome yields MSTKHCLALGATLFIAVAFGPVHAGDNPKRGAKVYGACAACHSLEPNLHLTGPSLDGLWGKKAASVANFPRYSGALKEQGFIWDEAPLNAWIADPQAFVPGTYMTFRGIDDEKVRGDLIAFLKIAMAPGGAKSAVAQGLINAEMARGQAPEPLATLGPDHQVTGIRHCQSTFFVATADGRQTPFWEMNLRLKIDSSSNGPKGGKPALVPGGMQGDRASIVFSDIEEIGRLVERKC; encoded by the coding sequence ATGAGCACAAAACACTGTCTTGCCCTCGGTGCTACGCTCTTCATCGCAGTCGCGTTCGGCCCAGTTCATGCCGGCGACAACCCGAAGCGCGGCGCCAAAGTCTATGGTGCATGCGCGGCCTGCCACTCTCTTGAACCCAATTTGCACCTGACCGGACCGAGCCTTGATGGTCTGTGGGGAAAGAAGGCCGCTTCGGTAGCGAACTTCCCGAGGTATTCCGGGGCGCTTAAGGAGCAGGGATTTATTTGGGATGAGGCTCCGCTCAATGCGTGGATTGCCGATCCCCAGGCCTTCGTGCCCGGCACCTACATGACCTTTCGCGGAATTGACGACGAGAAGGTGCGTGGCGATCTGATCGCGTTCCTAAAGATCGCGATGGCGCCGGGCGGAGCCAAGTCGGCAGTGGCGCAAGGGTTGATCAACGCCGAGATGGCGCGCGGGCAGGCGCCAGAACCATTGGCTACCCTCGGTCCCGACCATCAGGTGACAGGCATCCGGCACTGTCAGAGCACATTCTTCGTGGCCACCGCGGACGGAAGACAAACCCCGTTCTGGGAGATGAACCTGCGCCTGAAAATCGATTCCAGTTCGAATGGTCCAAAGGGCGGCAAACCGGCGCTGGTACCCGGCGGTATGCAGGGGGACAGGGCGTCCATCGTGTTCTCGGATATCGAGGAAATCGGGCGTTTGGTCGAAAGAAAGTGCTGA
- a CDS encoding DUF411 domain-containing protein — protein sequence MQQGLSIARHSYGAEAVAADDKRRAVREKTKVTLYRNPNCSCCLDYAEYLRGAGFEVTVESKQDLAVVRKQLHVPEKFEGCHVSVIGNYAVEGHVSANSIRKLLAEHPAIVGISIPGMPPGTPGMTGHKTKPLPVYEIGNDAAPAKVFATE from the coding sequence TTGCAGCAGGGTTTATCTATTGCTCGTCATAGCTACGGTGCTGAAGCAGTTGCCGCGGACGACAAGCGGCGCGCCGTGCGGGAAAAAACGAAAGTGACGCTCTACAGAAATCCGAATTGCAGTTGCTGCCTGGACTATGCCGAGTATTTGCGCGGCGCCGGCTTTGAAGTCACGGTTGAATCGAAGCAAGACCTGGCGGTTGTCAGGAAGCAGTTGCACGTCCCGGAAAAATTCGAGGGCTGCCATGTGTCAGTCATCGGAAATTATGCCGTGGAAGGTCACGTTTCCGCGAATTCCATCAGAAAGCTTCTGGCCGAACATCCGGCCATCGTCGGCATTTCGATCCCGGGCATGCCCCCGGGTACGCCGGGAATGACCGGCCATAAGACAAAACCTCTTCCGGTCTACGAGATCGGAAACGATGCGGCGCCAGCGAAGGTGTTTGCTACCGAGTAG
- a CDS encoding DsbE family thiol:disulfide interchange protein, producing MLHMKGSDLGWELAMVAVTAAGLFVISVVMVGIVLLIRHFLRRWSFDAIGKVMSAQPVLATGESTLNDVRQQPRRIVLLVPLIAFLAVAAALAWGVTREPRAIPSALLGKPVPDFALPPVKGRTLGLASSDLNGDVSLVNVFASWCTACREEHPVFMQLKADGTVPIHGLNYKDQPDDAARWLNTMGDSYTRTGADISGRTAIEWGVYGVPETFVITKNGQIAHKHIGAVTPKVLDDTILPLIRRLRQQ from the coding sequence ATGCTGCACATGAAAGGATCCGATCTGGGTTGGGAGTTGGCCATGGTTGCCGTCACCGCCGCGGGCCTGTTCGTCATTTCGGTTGTCATGGTCGGGATCGTGCTGCTGATCCGACACTTCTTGCGGAGGTGGTCATTTGACGCAATCGGAAAGGTCATGAGCGCCCAGCCGGTCCTGGCAACCGGTGAGTCCACGTTAAACGACGTGCGCCAACAGCCGCGGCGGATTGTCCTTCTCGTTCCTCTCATTGCGTTTCTGGCTGTGGCAGCGGCGCTTGCCTGGGGGGTGACCCGCGAACCGCGCGCAATCCCGTCAGCGCTGCTTGGGAAACCGGTGCCTGATTTTGCGCTGCCGCCGGTCAAGGGCCGCACACTTGGTCTGGCAAGCTCCGATCTCAACGGCGACGTATCGCTGGTCAACGTCTTTGCCTCGTGGTGCACGGCATGCCGGGAAGAGCACCCGGTGTTCATGCAACTGAAGGCCGATGGCACCGTCCCCATTCATGGACTCAACTACAAGGATCAGCCCGACGATGCCGCGAGATGGCTCAATACCATGGGCGATTCTTACACGCGGACCGGCGCTGATATCAGTGGCCGTACGGCCATCGAGTGGGGTGTCTACGGTGTGCCTGAAACCTTCGTCATCACGAAGAACGGCCAGATCGCCCACAAGCACATCGGTGCGGTGACGCCGAAGGTTCTCGACGACACAATTCTTCCGCTTATCCGGAGGCTACGGCAGCAATGA
- a CDS encoding TlpA disulfide reductase family protein, translating to MTSAKRSIAKMLFRLTAGGLIAANLSIAAAQEPSRNFIIHETPKPIAEIQFEDADGRSRSLNDFRGKVVLLNIWATWCTPCRKEMPTLDRLQTALGGIDFEVVALSIDRRMDAVRKFFAEVGIQRLAMYLDTSARATRQLGAVGLPTTLLIDREAREIARLIGPAEWDSPEIAAFISCVIAGGDAAHSSNESEPTATSRCGKRSLGVPAGNADSKRQP from the coding sequence ATGACGTCAGCGAAAAGATCAATTGCGAAGATGTTGTTCCGCCTCACCGCAGGCGGACTGATCGCTGCGAACTTGTCAATTGCTGCTGCGCAGGAGCCAAGCCGGAATTTCATCATCCATGAAACACCCAAACCGATCGCCGAGATCCAGTTCGAGGACGCCGATGGTCGGTCCCGGAGTTTGAACGATTTTCGCGGCAAGGTCGTGCTCCTGAACATTTGGGCGACTTGGTGCACGCCATGCCGCAAGGAGATGCCGACGCTCGACCGGCTACAAACCGCGTTGGGAGGGATCGACTTCGAGGTGGTGGCACTGTCGATCGATCGCCGGATGGATGCGGTACGCAAGTTCTTCGCCGAGGTCGGAATCCAAAGGCTTGCAATGTATCTTGACACTTCGGCGAGGGCGACGCGCCAGTTGGGCGCGGTGGGCCTTCCCACGACCCTGTTGATCGACCGCGAGGCACGTGAGATCGCGCGGCTCATTGGGCCCGCTGAATGGGACTCGCCCGAGATTGCTGCATTCATCAGCTGCGTGATTGCCGGAGGCGATGCGGCGCATTCCTCAAATGAATCAGAACCTACCGCGACCTCTCGTTGCGGCAAACGCAGCTTGGGCGTTCCGGCAGGTAACGCCGACAGCAAGAGGCAACCATGA
- a CDS encoding YCF48-related protein codes for MRRLEDLARGVGAAVLAIALLFGAGVPARAAAIAQDGGVVSLAYDSRAQTLFKAYARGLHQSSDGGRSWQKIEIPALEDGRIASAAVSPATKGVMYIAGPGTGVLRTEDGGHSWIERNEGLPSRDVIAVAAHATQPDTVYVVVHDQGVYRSQDAGKSWRLMERGSRGGIRQLIHSDMPGSMQTGWLFAATPKGIRRNMDCFCLWQDAGKLESEAYSVTYDPGHPDHLYAATEKGLFRSSDGGENWVQMTSPGSKAVALAFARTGTLYAANDEGILFRSEDNGGSWNQVNA; via the coding sequence GTGAGACGCCTTGAGGACCTTGCACGTGGTGTTGGTGCCGCGGTGCTCGCCATCGCGCTGCTATTCGGCGCTGGAGTACCGGCGCGCGCTGCGGCAATTGCTCAGGATGGCGGCGTAGTGTCGCTCGCCTACGATTCTCGCGCACAAACGCTTTTCAAGGCTTATGCGCGAGGGCTCCATCAAAGCAGCGACGGAGGGCGGAGCTGGCAGAAGATAGAAATCCCAGCGTTGGAAGATGGCCGGATTGCCAGCGCAGCAGTCTCTCCAGCCACGAAAGGAGTGATGTATATCGCCGGGCCTGGAACAGGTGTGCTGCGGACCGAGGACGGCGGCCATAGCTGGATTGAACGCAACGAAGGACTTCCCAGCCGCGATGTTATCGCCGTTGCCGCCCATGCCACCCAACCAGACACTGTTTATGTCGTGGTGCATGACCAGGGTGTGTACCGCAGTCAGGATGCCGGGAAGAGCTGGCGCTTGATGGAGCGTGGCTCTCGGGGCGGAATACGACAGCTCATCCATTCCGATATGCCGGGGAGCATGCAGACGGGCTGGCTGTTCGCCGCAACGCCCAAAGGTATTCGCCGCAACATGGATTGCTTCTGCCTTTGGCAGGATGCCGGAAAACTGGAGAGCGAAGCTTACAGCGTCACCTATGATCCAGGTCATCCCGATCACCTCTACGCCGCTACCGAAAAGGGGCTTTTTCGCAGCAGCGATGGCGGAGAGAACTGGGTTCAAATGACTTCTCCGGGCTCCAAGGCAGTCGCGCTCGCGTTTGCGCGTACCGGCACGCTCTATGCTGCAAATGACGAAGGAATCTTGTTCCGCAGTGAGGATAACGGTGGCTCCTGGAATCAGGTGAATGCGTAG
- a CDS encoding c-type cytochrome, with protein sequence MRRLVMGATIAVANHVAIARAGDEAPSLDLGRAVYEQHCASCHGANAEGAPNWQERDAHGELPAPPHNAEGHMWRHSDADLYQMVEKGWRDPFNKTQRLTMPAFGDVLSREQIRAVITYLKTLWTDEQRQFQSEESQGHPFPSEAQ encoded by the coding sequence ATGCGTAGATTGGTGATGGGTGCGACGATTGCTGTGGCAAACCATGTTGCGATCGCGCGCGCGGGTGACGAAGCGCCGTCGCTCGATCTTGGTCGTGCGGTCTACGAACAACATTGCGCGTCGTGTCACGGCGCCAACGCCGAGGGCGCGCCGAATTGGCAGGAGCGTGACGCGCATGGCGAGCTTCCAGCCCCGCCGCACAACGCAGAAGGGCACATGTGGCGGCATTCAGATGCCGATTTGTATCAAATGGTGGAGAAGGGTTGGCGGGATCCATTCAACAAGACCCAACGGCTGACGATGCCCGCCTTCGGCGACGTGCTGTCGCGAGAACAGATTCGCGCGGTGATCACGTATCTGAAGACGTTATGGACGGACGAACAACGCCAATTCCAATCGGAGGAAAGTCAAGGTCACCCGTTTCCTTCTGAGGCGCAATAA
- a CDS encoding SCO family protein, which yields MTTPVPRLPTSGTAVVGKSIRTGTPTIGGPFTLLSTNGETVTDQTFRGKWLLIFFGYTSCPDLCPTALTNVSVALEKFGGDAGQLQPLFVTVDPQRDTRDVMANYLKSFDSRIVGLTGTQAQIDSVIKTYRLYVALQKSDASGDDYLVEHSAYIYLMDPQGKFVNVIQGNEDGDVIAAWLRKEMTPAMR from the coding sequence GTGACGACCCCCGTGCCTCGGCTACCCACGTCGGGCACCGCAGTCGTCGGCAAGTCGATCAGAACCGGCACCCCCACGATCGGCGGGCCATTCACGCTACTTTCCACCAATGGCGAGACCGTCACAGATCAAACCTTCCGCGGGAAGTGGCTCCTCATCTTCTTTGGCTACACGTCCTGTCCCGACTTGTGTCCGACCGCGCTCACCAATGTCAGTGTGGCGCTCGAGAAATTCGGCGGGGATGCCGGTCAGCTCCAGCCGCTATTTGTCACGGTAGATCCCCAGCGCGATACGCGCGACGTCATGGCCAATTATCTGAAATCTTTTGATTCACGGATTGTTGGTCTGACCGGGACACAGGCGCAGATTGATAGCGTGATTAAGACGTATCGTCTGTACGTCGCGCTGCAAAAATCAGACGCCAGCGGCGACGACTATCTCGTCGAGCACAGCGCCTACATCTATCTGATGGATCCCCAGGGAAAATTCGTGAACGTCATCCAGGGCAACGAAGACGGCGACGTGATCGCAGCCTGGCTGCGCAAGGAAATGACTCCGGCGATGCGATGA
- a CDS encoding copper chaperone PCu(A)C: protein MKYTGHLTSILPLILLLGGEAHAQTSGQNTIVVERPWARATPAGAKNGAAYVTLINNGSASDSLLSAKTPVAEKVQFHSTTEENGVSHMREMHAVEVAPGAKVTFSPGGMHIMVVGLKQPLKEGQTFPLSLTFEKAGKVDVTASVAKVGAMQGGNMDPKMHGADDHMKK from the coding sequence ATGAAATATACTGGCCATCTGACGTCGATCCTGCCGCTGATCTTGCTTCTTGGCGGCGAGGCGCATGCGCAAACCTCCGGTCAAAATACGATAGTGGTCGAGCGTCCATGGGCGCGTGCAACGCCAGCCGGGGCAAAAAACGGCGCCGCCTACGTGACTCTGATCAACAATGGCAGCGCCAGCGACAGTTTGCTGAGCGCAAAAACGCCAGTGGCAGAGAAGGTCCAGTTTCACAGCACCACCGAAGAGAACGGAGTGTCTCACATGCGTGAGATGCATGCCGTTGAGGTCGCGCCTGGAGCGAAGGTCACCTTCAGCCCGGGCGGCATGCACATCATGGTGGTGGGACTAAAGCAACCGCTCAAGGAAGGGCAAACCTTTCCGTTGAGTTTGACCTTCGAAAAGGCGGGAAAGGTGGACGTGACGGCCTCCGTTGCAAAGGTTGGCGCGATGCAAGGCGGAAATATGGATCCGAAAATGCACGGGGCCGATGACCATATGAAGAAATGA
- a CDS encoding DsbA family protein, protein MKEAQMTRIWAGRYVAWLVLSVILVGAVAAWLAVDPGFQPNLGNAGLSTDVPKDEFERRVRDYLLAHPDVIVLSVNQLEARQRAKAETEVQEMIKSRADEIFRDASAPTGGNPNGDVTLVEFFDYNCPYCRQVAPAMAKAEEADPQLRIAYKEFPILGPNSTFAAKAALAANKQGKYVAFHRGLYGVRGAVDAGKVREVAAAVGLDMDRLKADMDDPAIQAAIDRNIALAQALRINGTPAFVIGGEILRGAIDLETLQAMIRNAREHRQ, encoded by the coding sequence ATGAAGGAGGCTCAGATGACGCGAATATGGGCGGGACGCTATGTCGCCTGGTTGGTCTTGTCGGTCATTTTGGTAGGCGCGGTCGCCGCGTGGCTCGCTGTCGATCCCGGTTTCCAGCCCAACCTTGGGAATGCTGGTCTTTCGACCGATGTGCCGAAGGACGAATTTGAGCGGCGCGTCCGAGATTATCTTTTGGCCCATCCCGACGTCATCGTCCTGTCCGTCAATCAACTTGAGGCAAGGCAGCGCGCCAAGGCAGAGACCGAAGTGCAGGAAATGATCAAGAGCCGTGCTGACGAGATATTTCGAGATGCATCAGCGCCGACAGGTGGCAACCCGAATGGCGACGTCACTCTCGTCGAGTTCTTCGACTACAATTGTCCTTATTGCCGGCAGGTGGCGCCGGCCATGGCGAAGGCGGAGGAAGCCGACCCGCAGTTGCGGATCGCCTATAAGGAATTTCCAATTCTTGGACCGAACTCAACCTTTGCTGCCAAGGCGGCACTGGCCGCGAACAAGCAAGGCAAGTACGTTGCCTTCCATAGAGGACTTTATGGGGTTCGTGGCGCGGTCGACGCAGGGAAGGTGAGGGAAGTCGCGGCCGCAGTGGGACTGGATATGGATCGCCTCAAGGCGGATATGGATGATCCCGCTATCCAGGCCGCGATCGATCGGAATATTGCATTGGCTCAGGCCCTCCGTATCAATGGCACGCCGGCCTTTGTCATCGGCGGTGAAATCCTGCGCGGAGCGATCGACCTTGAAACGCTACAGGCCATGATCCGCAATGCGAGAGAACATCGGCAGTAG
- a CDS encoding cytochrome c biogenesis protein CcdA: MEPSIASMTAVFVAGIISFLSPCVLPLVPGYVSYIAGQTIAESTASRALCVRLQALALSACFVLGFATIFVILGASATALGQALIFYRYELNLIGGVIVVGFGLFATGLLRPSWLQRDFRVDIVLPGGRPAAAYLLGMAFAFGWTPCIGPMLGAILTVSAASATVAKGVALLAVYSLGLGIPFLLVALFTGGLLTRIKLMGRVGQFLQILAGAIMVLMGIAMITGQLSGFSFWLLETFPWLSTIG, translated from the coding sequence ATGGAACCTTCGATTGCCTCGATGACTGCTGTCTTTGTCGCGGGCATCATTTCATTCCTGTCGCCTTGCGTCCTGCCGCTCGTGCCCGGTTACGTGTCGTATATTGCCGGTCAGACGATCGCGGAGTCGACCGCATCGAGAGCGTTGTGCGTGCGGTTGCAGGCACTGGCGCTCAGCGCGTGTTTCGTTCTGGGCTTTGCAACGATCTTTGTGATTCTGGGTGCAAGCGCGACGGCGCTCGGCCAAGCCTTGATCTTCTATCGGTATGAACTGAACCTGATCGGCGGCGTCATCGTAGTTGGCTTTGGTCTGTTCGCGACGGGCCTGCTGCGCCCTTCGTGGCTTCAGCGCGATTTCCGGGTCGACATCGTGCTTCCGGGCGGGCGTCCGGCGGCCGCCTACCTCCTGGGCATGGCCTTCGCCTTTGGCTGGACTCCATGCATCGGTCCCATGCTGGGTGCCATTCTCACCGTGAGCGCCGCCTCGGCCACTGTGGCGAAAGGGGTAGCGCTTCTAGCAGTCTATTCGCTAGGACTTGGCATACCGTTCTTGCTCGTGGCTCTGTTCACCGGCGGTCTTTTGACAAGGATCAAGCTGATGGGCCGGGTCGGCCAGTTCCTGCAGATCCTGGCCGGCGCAATCATGGTGCTTATGGGGATAGCCATGATCACGGGCCAGCTTTCCGGATTTTCGTTCTGGCTCTTGGAGACCTTTCCCTGGCTGTCGACCATCGGATAA
- a CDS encoding trypsin-like serine protease, translating into MITSQTLAVLGGLVVLLPVAFAGLPSGINLHLAVQHDDASLSGTEIDHRRIVDVRLSPYSAIGKFKGTMTCTAAIVLNPRIIITAGHCVNERDGTTRQSNLSFNLGYQTGADLGQFQATVWAVGSKQSVSHESVRDASRDWAILILDRAPANVQPLLLSHRSLRAEELFERQVLLPVYSNDIGNAEGLSVDPACTVRDLVWDTLVHTCMARPGSSGAPLLLRDGSGYALIGIHTASIFASDSDGHIGKFVGNQAVASWMFSEAALRLAGKLDNGPAQTINSGDY; encoded by the coding sequence ATGATAACTTCCCAAACTTTGGCCGTATTGGGAGGCCTTGTCGTTCTGCTTCCCGTTGCATTTGCCGGGTTACCCTCCGGCATCAATCTGCATTTAGCGGTTCAGCACGATGATGCATCGCTTAGCGGCACTGAAATAGATCATCGTCGAATCGTCGATGTGCGCCTGTCACCCTATTCTGCGATCGGAAAATTCAAAGGAACAATGACGTGTACGGCAGCGATCGTTCTCAATCCAAGAATCATCATTACGGCAGGCCATTGCGTCAATGAGAGAGACGGCACGACAAGACAATCCAATCTGTCGTTCAATCTGGGCTATCAAACGGGAGCAGATCTTGGACAATTTCAGGCGACAGTCTGGGCTGTTGGATCGAAGCAGAGCGTCTCGCACGAATCCGTCCGAGATGCTTCGAGAGATTGGGCAATACTCATTCTCGATCGCGCGCCTGCAAACGTACAACCGTTACTTCTGAGCCATCGCTCGTTGAGGGCTGAAGAGTTGTTTGAGCGGCAAGTCCTCTTGCCGGTGTATTCGAACGATATCGGCAACGCCGAAGGTCTCAGTGTCGATCCGGCCTGCACTGTTCGCGACCTGGTATGGGATACACTCGTCCATACCTGCATGGCGCGGCCTGGTTCTTCTGGAGCACCGCTACTGCTTCGAGATGGGTCAGGCTACGCCCTCATCGGCATCCACACCGCTTCGATCTTTGCGAGCGACTCGGATGGCCACATTGGAAAATTTGTCGGCAACCAGGCCGTCGCTTCCTGGATGTTCTCGGAAGCGGCGCTCAGACTCGCCGGGAAGTTGGACAACGGTCCCGCCCAAACCATTAACTCGGGGGACTACTGA
- a CDS encoding DUF1109 domain-containing protein, with amino-acid sequence MTTDQLIELLAADLTPVERRRMLWTIILAFVLGTAAAFGAMLLIFNPRSEFLSGRSPDTLLIKILFASGVAATAAVFLPRLARPEARMRSLPKLVFIPFVAVAASAIVALASSHWSSWVGMIVGRDWTTCLLSIPVLALVPFACLIWSLRMGASTDRTHAGEIAGLVAGGLGALACAFPCVDGALPSIALWYSVPIVICAAVGAKLGPSLLRW; translated from the coding sequence ATGACAACCGATCAGCTAATTGAATTGCTCGCCGCAGACCTCACGCCGGTGGAGCGGCGGCGCATGCTGTGGACGATTATCCTCGCCTTCGTGCTCGGCACGGCGGCAGCTTTCGGCGCGATGCTCCTGATTTTTAATCCTCGCTCTGAATTTCTGAGCGGAAGAAGCCCGGACACCCTGTTGATCAAGATCCTCTTTGCGTCAGGCGTTGCTGCAACGGCAGCGGTGTTCTTGCCTCGACTAGCCCGTCCTGAAGCGCGGATGCGCAGTCTTCCCAAGCTCGTCTTCATTCCATTCGTTGCGGTCGCGGCGTCAGCCATCGTGGCTCTCGCATCGTCTCATTGGTCCAGCTGGGTCGGCATGATTGTCGGACGGGATTGGACGACATGCCTTCTCTCGATTCCGGTGCTCGCGCTCGTGCCTTTCGCGTGCCTCATCTGGAGCCTGCGCATGGGCGCGTCCACCGATCGAACGCACGCCGGCGAAATCGCCGGTCTTGTTGCGGGCGGCCTGGGCGCGTTGGCTTGTGCCTTCCCTTGTGTGGATGGGGCGCTTCCGTCGATTGCGCTTTGGTACAGCGTCCCGATCGTCATCTGCGCCGCCGTTGGGGCGAAGCTCGGCCCGAGCCTGCTGCGGTGGTGA
- a CDS encoding class I SAM-dependent methyltransferase produces the protein MVDKPSTKYGSPGLLVQCRFLVAKLFYNLSFAILVRGASWQEELVASLKPKAGDRILGIGPRGFSSAIPLAVRYPEAAFVIVDPNSKAAERMRLSAARNKLGNITVIHASLLGKLPLNAGSFDAVICAFALHDSPPEEKLSVIKEMSRVLRHGGTLRAVDFDKPENPREQRILELTRRISGAAAAAPHFNGSWVDGLAKGGLAGAIRVSSHSCGSGRISIVKARKR, from the coding sequence ATGGTGGACAAACCGTCGACCAAATACGGTTCGCCAGGACTGTTAGTCCAGTGCCGATTTTTGGTAGCTAAACTCTTTTATAATCTTTCGTTTGCCATCTTGGTTCGTGGTGCAAGTTGGCAGGAAGAACTCGTCGCTTCTCTTAAGCCTAAGGCAGGTGATCGGATACTCGGTATTGGACCGCGCGGTTTCTCCTCGGCAATTCCGCTCGCAGTTCGATATCCCGAAGCAGCTTTCGTCATTGTGGACCCAAACTCGAAGGCTGCCGAAAGGATGCGGCTTAGTGCTGCTCGAAACAAGCTCGGGAACATTACGGTCATTCATGCTTCTCTTCTGGGGAAGCTTCCGCTGAACGCGGGTTCATTCGATGCGGTTATTTGCGCGTTTGCGCTTCATGACAGTCCTCCGGAGGAGAAGCTAAGTGTCATCAAAGAGATGAGCCGCGTTCTACGGCATGGCGGGACGCTACGAGCAGTCGATTTTGACAAGCCGGAAAATCCGAGAGAACAGCGGATTCTCGAGCTTACGAGACGCATTTCAGGAGCGGCAGCGGCAGCGCCGCACTTCAACGGAAGTTGGGTTGACGGTCTCGCGAAGGGTGGCCTGGCCGGCGCAATACGAGTGTCATCTCACTCATGCGGGTCAGGGCGGATTTCGATAGTGAAAGCCCGAAAGCGCTAA